One Hermetia illucens chromosome 4, iHerIll2.2.curated.20191125, whole genome shotgun sequence DNA segment encodes these proteins:
- the LOC119655695 gene encoding gastrula zinc finger protein XlCGF7.1-like, which translates to MNSQLIKKEGTKRTMQQTFDVDLIFNEEGSCPLCSKTFSRKSSLITHIRNHSAERKYICSYCQKRFTQAANLRNHERIHTNDRPYVCGDCGKAFTQITNLNNHRRLHTGERPFVCIEPECGRSFAQVTNLNNHMKTHHKVQQYSCNQCSKKFTQVTSLNQHLQVHAGIIGYFCPKCPEKTFKQQSQIYTHMKTQHGLSFPYQCMKCDEKFLEQAHLDQHSKLHNDEFKIKCEPL; encoded by the exons ATGAATTCACAGCTTATCAAAAAGGAGGGCACGAAGAGAACAATGCAGCAAACATTCGAT gttgatttaatttttaatgaagAAGGGTCATGTCCGCTTTGTTCGAAAACCTTTTCACGAAAATCATCGCTGATCACGCATATACGGAATCATTCTGCCGAACGTAAATATATTTGCAGTTATTGTCAGAAGCGTTTTACACAGGCTGCGAATTTACGAAATCATGAACGCATCCATACGAATGATAGGCCATATGTTTGTGGAGATTGTGGAAAAGCATTTACACAA atCACAAATTTAAACAATCACCGAAGACTCCATACTGGTGAAAGACCATTTGTTTGTATTGAACCAGAATGTGGACGATCCTTTGCCCAG GTGACCAACCTAAACAACCACATGAAAACACATCATAAGGTTCAACAGTATTCGTGCAATCAGTGCTCCAAAAAATTCACTCAAGTAACATCGCTTAATCAACATCTACAAGTGCATGCTGGCATCATAGGTTACTTTTGTCCGAAATGTCCTGAGAAAACATTCAAGCAACAATCTCAAATCTACACCCACATGAAAACACAGCATGGCCTTTCGTTTCCCTACCAATGTATGAAATGTGATGAGAAATTCCTGGAGCAGGCACATCTCGATCAACATAGCaaactacacaacgacgaatttaaaataaaatgtgaaCCCCTTTAA